One Terriglobia bacterium genomic window, AGCCACGCAGGCCACCGGCTGAGACCCTACGAAGGCCCCATGCCTCGGCCGGAATCGGAAAAGCTCCAAAACATCCTCAACACCTCCTGTAATCGGTAAATTACGTCGCCGCCAAGCCAGTTGCCACACAGACTCTAAAGCGCCACGGCGTTAAGTGCCAGCTCGTTCGCATCTCGGGTGGCGGACATATGTTCGACAATGCTGGAATGGGCGATCCGCATGTAAGCGCGGCCTTCGACCGCGTCATGGCGTTCCTGAAGGAAAACCTAAGTAAGTAACACCACTGAGAGCTTGGTAAGTGATCGGCATCGTGAGGTGACCGGATTTTGGTACCTTCGATAAGGACGAGGGCTGATGAGGAAAGATTTATCCCGACGCGATTTTCTTACTACTGCAAGTAGCCTTGCAACTGTAGCGTGTACAAGTTCTAGTTCGTTTGCCAAGGGCCCAGCGCCGGGCCCCCGCACCCTGCGGCTCGGGGGTCCTATTTTTCTGAAATCGGATGACCCTGCTGAGCTTGCCGAGGAGCATCGGCGGCTGGGGTATCGTGCCGCCTACGCTCCCGAGGTTGGAATAAATGACGCGAACAGGATTAAAGCGATTCTCAAAGAATTTGCTGCCCGCGATGTGGCACTTGCAGAGGTTGGGGCATGGGTTAACATGCTCGATCCCGATCCAGGGAAGCGGCGCCACAACCTTTCGTACGTGCAAGAGCGGCTGGCGCTGGCGGAAATGCTGGGCGCCCGATGTTGCGTTGACATTGCGGGTTCTTTCAATCCCAGTCAGTGGGACGGTCCCGATCCAGGAAACATCACTGACGAGTTCATCGATGCCACGGTGGAGAATTGCCGGCATGTCATCGACTCCGTTAAACCCACTCGCACCAGATTTTCAATCGAAATGATGCCTTTCACTTTCCCCACCGGACCGGATGACTACTTAAGGCTGATCCGGCAAGTGGACCGGAAAGGCTTCGCGGTCCATCTGGACGTATGCAACGTTATCAATAGCCCGGACCGAATGTACCGCAACAACGCGGTCATCGAGGAGTGCTTCCGCAAGCTTGGCCCCTGGATTGTTTCCTGCCACGCCAAAGACCTGGACTGGAAACGCTATTCCCAGGTGTGCTTGCTCGAAGTTGTTCCGGGCCGCGGGAAGATTGATTACCATGCCTATCTGCGGGGCATTTCGAGGCTTGCCGTCGACGCCCCGCTCATGCTTGAGCACTTGA contains:
- a CDS encoding sugar phosphate isomerase/epimerase codes for the protein MRKDLSRRDFLTTASSLATVACTSSSSFAKGPAPGPRTLRLGGPIFLKSDDPAELAEEHRRLGYRAAYAPEVGINDANRIKAILKEFAARDVALAEVGAWVNMLDPDPGKRRHNLSYVQERLALAEMLGARCCVDIAGSFNPSQWDGPDPGNITDEFIDATVENCRHVIDSVKPTRTRFSIEMMPFTFPTGPDDYLRLIRQVDRKGFAVHLDVCNVINSPDRMYRNNAVIEECFRKLGPWIVSCHAKDLDWKRYSQVCLLEVVPGRGKIDYHAYLRGISRLAVDAPLMLEHLKAPEEYDEGRRYIQRVARDMGLSFGPEGT